Proteins encoded in a region of the candidate division KSB1 bacterium genome:
- a CDS encoding sigma-54 dependent transcriptional regulator, whose amino-acid sequence MSELHILLVDDDVDALHALEKGLASERYRLKTATSLTGALKALEAEDVDIVVTDLKLRDGSGLEVVNYVQEHRPQVAVIVITAYGSVETAVASIRSGAYDYLVKPFRMADLQRLLDRLGETIILRRENERLREQLELSQAAPRLVAVSPRFRRVVELAKEVASSRSTVLITGETGTGKELIAATIHYHSPRASKAFVKINCGAIPENLLEAELFGYERGAFTGAVRQKKGKIELAEGGSLFLDEIGEITPPMQVKLLRFLQDGEFERLGGTVTLKVDVRIIAATNADLEKKVEEGSFREDLYYRLNVIGIEVPPLRERQEDIPFLVQHFIEKYNNLNGKNIQGVEPEVMKRLMSHPWRGNVRELENMVERAVVLSRENLLRLYHFPALAARPDAAERDMGLEVGMSFAEIERVALQKTLEFHNFDKQKTARVLQIGLATLYRKIKEYNLEPKE is encoded by the coding sequence GTGAGTGAGCTCCATATTTTGCTTGTCGACGACGACGTGGATGCGCTCCATGCCCTGGAAAAAGGGTTAGCTTCGGAGCGGTACCGGCTCAAGACGGCCACTTCCCTGACTGGCGCCTTAAAGGCCCTGGAAGCCGAAGATGTGGACATCGTGGTCACCGACCTGAAGCTGAGGGACGGCTCGGGGTTGGAGGTGGTGAACTATGTGCAGGAGCATCGTCCTCAAGTGGCCGTGATTGTGATCACCGCCTACGGCTCAGTGGAAACGGCAGTGGCCTCCATCCGGAGCGGCGCCTACGATTACCTGGTGAAGCCCTTCCGTATGGCCGATCTGCAGCGCCTCTTGGACCGGCTGGGGGAAACCATCATCCTGCGCCGTGAAAACGAACGCTTGCGTGAGCAACTTGAGCTTTCCCAGGCAGCCCCACGCTTGGTCGCCGTCAGTCCCCGTTTCAGGCGGGTGGTGGAATTGGCCAAAGAGGTTGCGTCTTCGCGCAGCACCGTGCTCATCACGGGCGAGACCGGAACAGGAAAGGAGCTCATCGCCGCCACCATTCACTACCACAGCCCCAGGGCCAGCAAAGCGTTTGTGAAAATCAACTGCGGCGCCATTCCCGAAAACCTGCTCGAGGCAGAGCTCTTTGGTTATGAGCGAGGAGCCTTCACTGGCGCGGTGCGCCAGAAAAAGGGCAAGATCGAGTTGGCCGAGGGCGGCTCGCTGTTCCTCGATGAGATCGGAGAGATCACTCCGCCAATGCAGGTGAAGCTGCTCCGTTTCTTACAAGACGGGGAGTTCGAACGCCTTGGCGGGACGGTCACCCTCAAGGTGGATGTTCGCATCATCGCCGCTACGAATGCCGATCTGGAAAAGAAGGTGGAAGAGGGTTCATTCCGGGAAGACCTCTACTACCGGCTTAACGTCATCGGAATCGAGGTTCCGCCGCTACGAGAACGGCAGGAGGATATACCCTTCTTGGTGCAGCACTTTATCGAAAAGTATAACAACTTGAACGGCAAGAACATTCAGGGTGTGGAACCAGAGGTGATGAAGCGCCTCATGAGCCACCCCTGGCGGGGCAATGTGCGGGAATTGGAAAACATGGTGGAGAGGGCTGTGGTGCTTTCCCGGGAAAACCTGCTCCGCCTGTACCATTTTCCTGCCCTTGCGGCTCGCCCGGACGCTGCGGAGCGAGACATGGGCCTGGAGGTGGGGATGTCATTCGCCGAAATCGAGCGCGTCGCCCTCCAGAAGACCCTCGAATTCCACAATTTCGACAAACAGAAGACGGCGCGCGTGCTCCAGATTGGCCTAGCCACGCTGTATCGGAAGATCAAGGAGTATAACCTGGAGCCGAAAGAGTGA
- a CDS encoding ATP-binding protein, with protein MPTLDEIVREHVDTLVESATETLVTSRWGADLDLPSELYTKILRGIFTYLERDLRGAQRQGPGYQLTRFYLREFQSNQRLKHNFHAQLAILGAARIVLNHFLVNTTLDLSGDFEEQFALLQRAFDTTLIFLSEWWGKVYQELRAKDQQLINELKIVKNDLQRQLDVIYQIIKEYPLGVADCDADLHVLHWNPMAARLTGFAPGDILKRNILELFHGRSRELFLREIQSGRGRRHNLQLHIYRKGGDYLPAMVSIARLRQPSIGNVYYIISFQELGEQVRFASRIRQIDRLTAISRLTSAMMHDIRNPLNNIGLHVELLERLLAQSPNGLSPEVSELAHKIQGQIQQLTDSLNHYLAYTHLAELNMVPVELVGQIAAWVQDATYEAAIRKVRVHFTQPSWSCWVMADWVQLRRVFVNIFTNALEVLNGAGDIWISVRRAGRRVVVGIRDNGPGIESEHLKRVFEPFFTTKGRGVGLGLFVSREIVAAHGGRITCSSQPGRGTLFSVSLPQVQQGEIPGE; from the coding sequence ATGCCTACATTGGACGAGATCGTCCGCGAGCATGTAGACACCCTGGTGGAGAGCGCTACGGAAACGTTAGTCACCTCCCGGTGGGGTGCCGATCTGGACCTGCCCAGTGAGCTGTACACGAAGATACTTCGGGGCATTTTCACCTATTTGGAGCGTGACCTGCGGGGTGCTCAGCGTCAGGGACCTGGCTATCAACTCACCAGGTTCTACCTGCGTGAGTTCCAGTCGAACCAGCGCCTGAAGCACAATTTCCACGCCCAATTGGCTATTCTCGGGGCTGCGCGCATTGTGCTCAACCACTTTCTGGTGAACACCACTCTTGATCTGAGTGGTGACTTTGAAGAACAGTTTGCTCTACTGCAGCGGGCTTTCGATACCACCCTCATCTTCCTCAGCGAGTGGTGGGGCAAAGTGTACCAAGAGCTGCGCGCCAAGGATCAGCAGCTCATCAATGAGCTGAAGATTGTCAAGAATGACTTGCAGCGGCAGCTTGACGTCATCTATCAAATCATCAAGGAGTATCCGCTGGGGGTGGCCGATTGCGACGCAGATCTGCACGTGCTGCACTGGAATCCCATGGCGGCTCGCCTTACCGGTTTTGCACCGGGCGATATCCTCAAAAGGAACATACTAGAGCTTTTCCATGGCCGTTCGCGCGAGCTGTTCCTGCGCGAAATTCAATCCGGACGCGGCCGGCGCCATAACCTTCAGCTCCACATCTATCGGAAAGGGGGGGACTACCTGCCAGCGATGGTGTCCATCGCCCGCCTGAGGCAGCCCTCTATCGGCAACGTGTACTACATCATCAGCTTTCAAGAGTTGGGAGAGCAGGTGCGATTTGCCTCGCGCATCCGGCAGATCGATCGCCTCACCGCCATCTCCCGCCTGACCAGTGCTATGATGCACGACATCCGCAACCCGCTCAACAACATCGGACTGCATGTGGAACTGCTGGAGCGGCTGCTCGCACAGAGCCCAAACGGGCTTAGCCCGGAGGTGTCGGAGCTTGCGCACAAGATCCAGGGCCAAATTCAGCAACTCACCGACAGCCTAAATCACTACTTGGCCTACACCCACCTTGCGGAGTTGAATATGGTGCCGGTGGAGTTAGTGGGGCAGATCGCCGCCTGGGTTCAGGATGCTACCTATGAGGCGGCAATCCGAAAGGTGCGCGTGCATTTTACGCAGCCATCGTGGTCCTGCTGGGTCATGGCCGACTGGGTGCAGTTGCGCAGGGTCTTTGTAAACATCTTTACCAACGCCCTGGAGGTGCTCAACGGCGCTGGCGACATCTGGATCTCCGTACGGAGGGCGGGGAGAAGGGTCGTAGTAGGAATACGTGACAACGGGCCTGGCATCGAAAGTGAACACCTGAAAAGGGTTTTTGAGCCTTTCTTCACCACCAAAGGGCGAGGCGTGGGGCTGGGCCTGTTCGTCTCGCGCGAAATCGTGGCCGCCCACGGGGGGCGCATCACGTGCAGCTCGCAGCCGGGGCGCGGGACTCTCTTTTCGGTGAGCTTGCCGCAGGTACAGCAAGGAGAAATACCGGGTGAGTGA
- a CDS encoding DUF4398 domain-containing protein — MKTRILLSLVAAVAVLGLIAGCAKAPDQARIDAVNAALKAAQDAEANRYVPAQYNAAADSLKAAMAEIEKQNSKFALFRKYALANHLLQVAEEKAKEAAEAAVAKKEEVKNEATGLIQQATDAVKETKKLLVKAPRGKEGRQALELIKNDINVVDTTIAEATAAIEKGDYLTARDKAKAALDKANALTAELKEVISKKAALTRK; from the coding sequence ATGAAGACCCGAATCCTGTTGTCGCTGGTGGCCGCAGTCGCGGTGCTGGGGCTTATTGCCGGTTGTGCTAAGGCCCCCGATCAGGCGCGCATCGACGCAGTGAACGCTGCCCTCAAGGCGGCGCAAGATGCGGAGGCTAACCGGTACGTCCCAGCGCAGTACAACGCCGCTGCGGACTCTCTGAAGGCCGCAATGGCGGAGATCGAGAAGCAGAACTCCAAGTTCGCCCTTTTCCGCAAGTACGCCTTAGCCAACCACCTCTTGCAGGTTGCTGAAGAGAAGGCGAAAGAGGCAGCGGAGGCTGCAGTTGCAAAGAAGGAAGAGGTAAAGAACGAAGCGACCGGCCTGATTCAGCAGGCGACCGACGCAGTGAAAGAGACCAAGAAGCTGCTGGTGAAAGCCCCGCGTGGCAAGGAAGGCCGCCAGGCTTTGGAACTGATCAAGAATGACATCAATGTGGTGGACACCACCATCGCCGAGGCGACCGCTGCCATTGAGAAGGGTGACTACCTGACCGCTCGCGACAAGGCAAAGGCTGCCTTGGATAAGGCCAATGCCCTCACGGCAGAGCTGAAGGAAGTCATCAGCAAGAAGGCTGCACTGACCAGGAAGTAG
- a CDS encoding L,D-transpeptidase family protein yields the protein MEKARVALAAASTAEAQTYAPRLWAQAERYWNYTLRAFREQRRQWFFLRDFAEAERLAQQTEALAMRARERAIAVRDSLTLVTEGLAKTAQQQIELYRTTYRDLPGNTQFRERAVRSELLLHEAQHARARGDLVRAGQRLREAKEAIEAAGNGSASALRAYFANVPTWRQWAQETISYSNENHCSVIIIDKFAHLCRVYQNGKVAAEFPVELGANWVGHKQRRGDNATPEGHYLVTRKKSGRSTIYYKALVLNYPNENDMREFRVKKERGLLPPGAQIGGLIEIHGEGGKGFDWTNGCVALTNRDMDRLYSMVDVGTRVTIVGSLRSWEAFFGNHQGVLGTK from the coding sequence TTGGAAAAGGCGAGGGTTGCCTTGGCCGCTGCGAGCACCGCGGAGGCCCAAACTTACGCCCCGCGGCTTTGGGCGCAAGCAGAGCGCTACTGGAATTACACCTTACGCGCTTTCCGCGAACAAAGACGCCAGTGGTTCTTTCTCAGGGACTTTGCCGAAGCCGAACGACTGGCCCAGCAGACTGAGGCATTGGCAATGCGAGCTCGTGAAAGAGCCATCGCAGTGCGAGATTCCCTCACGCTGGTCACAGAGGGGCTGGCCAAAACAGCACAACAACAGATCGAACTTTACCGCACCACTTACCGCGACTTACCGGGCAATACCCAATTTCGGGAGCGCGCAGTACGCAGCGAATTATTGTTGCACGAGGCTCAGCATGCGCGGGCGCGCGGAGATCTCGTTCGCGCTGGGCAAAGGCTGCGCGAGGCCAAAGAGGCAATCGAGGCTGCTGGTAACGGATCCGCCTCGGCCCTCCGTGCCTATTTCGCCAATGTCCCCACCTGGCGACAATGGGCGCAGGAAACCATCTCCTATTCCAACGAGAATCATTGCTCCGTCATAATTATCGACAAATTCGCACACCTTTGCCGAGTGTATCAGAACGGCAAGGTGGCAGCGGAGTTTCCTGTCGAGCTAGGTGCTAACTGGGTGGGGCACAAGCAACGCCGCGGAGACAACGCCACCCCAGAAGGTCATTACCTGGTAACCCGAAAGAAGTCCGGCCGTTCAACCATCTATTACAAGGCCCTCGTGTTGAATTACCCCAACGAAAATGACATGCGCGAATTCAGGGTTAAGAAGGAAAGGGGACTTTTGCCGCCAGGGGCTCAGATCGGGGGCCTGATCGAGATCCACGGCGAAGGAGGAAAAGGATTCGATTGGACCAATGGTTGCGTGGCTCTCACCAATAGGGACATGGATCGGCTCTACAGCATGGTGGATGTGGGAACACGAGTGACTATCGTGGGCTCATTGCGATCGTGGGAAGCTTTCTTCGGGAACCACCAAGGTGTGCTGGGCACAAAATGA
- a CDS encoding L,D-transpeptidase, which translates to MKAQQRQLQRSVTELRRRFKQLTPSGHYLIVDTANNRIFVKAGDRLVHEGICSTGSYVMLRAGDQRTWVFRTPRGMFRVHSKLEAPVWRKPDWAFIEEGREPPPPMHPDRFEFGVLGEYALAFGDGYLVHGTLYKRLLGMPVTHGCVRLGDEDLRVVYHKLQEGSRIFVY; encoded by the coding sequence GTGAAAGCCCAGCAGCGTCAACTACAGCGCAGCGTGACAGAGCTTCGTCGAAGGTTTAAGCAGCTTACGCCTTCTGGGCACTATCTGATCGTCGATACGGCCAATAACCGCATCTTCGTCAAGGCGGGCGACCGGCTGGTACACGAAGGGATCTGCTCCACCGGCAGCTACGTGATGTTACGTGCCGGAGACCAACGCACGTGGGTCTTCAGGACGCCACGCGGCATGTTCCGGGTCCACAGCAAGCTGGAAGCTCCGGTTTGGCGCAAACCCGACTGGGCCTTTATTGAGGAGGGACGCGAGCCGCCGCCGCCCATGCATCCGGACCGGTTTGAATTCGGCGTGCTCGGCGAATACGCCCTTGCCTTTGGTGATGGCTACCTGGTGCACGGAACCCTCTACAAACGCCTTCTGGGCATGCCCGTCACCCACGGATGTGTGCGCCTTGGGGATGAAGATTTGCGCGTCGTCTACCACAAGTTACAGGAAGGCTCACGGATATTCGTATACTGA
- a CDS encoding LptF/LptG family permease → MLILPRYIVREHIGPFVFSFFVITLFFLLNILFRELGRLLSRGLEFRVIVEYFALHMGWILALTIPMAVLPAVLMAFGRLSSDNEIVAIKASGVSLYRITAPVLVAAGALCVFCIWFGNSILPDMNHRARLLTGDIARKRPTLTLEPGVVFEVSPTLHLSARAIKESEGYSKLWGVVVDDYSEPDVTQTVFADSGEIHVDRTQGALTLDLYHGRIEKVDFRKLGEYVHVYFPHLRVTPEVPGLVLSRSQSEYRGDREKSARTMLREVKQKRELIAAQADRIRQALSAPHGDKLSSLLGGKKPSQLRAQDIERVLRTRDPGTREKGDLPGLSQMEVRTLTAIRDALLNIESLERSISKLMVEVHKKYSIPVACVVFVLIGAPLGIMAHRGSWAVGGGISLFFFLLYWALLIGGEELADRRIISPFWAMWSADILVGAAGIALLMRSARETILIDFAKLRTIFKKGAS, encoded by the coding sequence ATGCTAATCTTGCCGCGTTATATCGTTCGCGAACACATCGGTCCATTCGTCTTTTCCTTTTTCGTCATCACGCTGTTCTTCCTGCTCAACATCCTTTTTCGGGAGCTCGGCCGTTTGTTGAGCCGCGGCCTCGAGTTCCGGGTGATTGTGGAGTACTTTGCGCTGCACATGGGCTGGATCCTGGCGCTTACCATTCCGATGGCCGTGTTGCCGGCCGTGTTGATGGCGTTCGGACGACTGTCATCGGACAACGAGATTGTCGCCATCAAGGCCAGTGGGGTTAGCCTCTACCGTATCACCGCACCAGTCCTGGTGGCAGCAGGCGCATTGTGTGTGTTCTGCATCTGGTTTGGCAACAGCATCCTCCCGGACATGAACCACCGTGCCAGGCTGCTCACCGGCGACATCGCCCGCAAACGCCCGACGCTTACGCTTGAACCCGGCGTGGTCTTTGAAGTCAGTCCCACATTGCACCTGAGCGCGCGGGCCATCAAGGAGTCAGAAGGATACTCCAAACTCTGGGGCGTAGTCGTCGACGACTACAGCGAGCCGGATGTGACCCAAACAGTATTCGCCGACAGCGGGGAGATCCACGTGGATCGCACGCAAGGCGCTCTTACCCTTGATCTCTACCACGGCAGGATTGAGAAGGTGGACTTTCGCAAGCTAGGGGAGTACGTGCACGTGTACTTTCCGCACCTGCGAGTAACCCCCGAGGTGCCTGGTTTGGTGTTGAGCCGCAGCCAATCGGAATACCGAGGCGACCGCGAAAAGAGCGCCCGCACCATGCTACGGGAAGTGAAACAAAAACGCGAGCTCATCGCTGCCCAAGCGGACAGAATCCGGCAGGCGCTCAGTGCGCCACACGGCGACAAGCTCTCTTCTCTCCTCGGGGGTAAGAAACCCAGTCAGCTGCGGGCACAAGACATTGAGAGAGTACTTCGCACACGGGATCCGGGTACCCGCGAAAAGGGCGACCTACCTGGTCTTTCCCAGATGGAGGTTCGTACCTTGACTGCTATTCGCGACGCCCTCTTGAATATCGAGTCGCTCGAGAGAAGCATCAGCAAACTCATGGTCGAAGTGCACAAGAAGTATTCCATCCCCGTCGCGTGTGTGGTGTTCGTGCTTATTGGCGCTCCCTTGGGGATTATGGCTCATCGCGGGAGTTGGGCAGTGGGCGGGGGTATTAGCCTCTTTTTCTTTCTGTTGTACTGGGCGCTCCTCATTGGCGGCGAAGAGCTAGCCGACAGGCGCATTATTAGTCCCTTCTGGGCCATGTGGTCGGCGGACATCCTGGTGGGAGCGGCTGGTATTGCGCTGCTGATGCGCTCAGCGCGAGAAACAATACTCATCGACTTTGCTAAGTTGCGGACCATATTCAAAAAGGGGGCCTCATGA
- a CDS encoding serine protease encodes MNRQFMRAFRMLLLCATVASCARVAPTTIGVQTNEEGRVRRLAELELSVVKITSSAYYRTWYYPRPSSFRLPAATAPPPAEQKLTSNSVAGTGVVLLQNQREMVVLTCNHVLDFADTIRHYYLDENKRPTNHLRALSVRYRQDVFIFHRSGEWTVGELIANDRENDIALLKTSRSEQHLAEAPLPCPFGDAGSLKLGQEVYVLGFPKGFFAVTRGLVSPSRGKGRFMLDIAFNRGYSGGVVVRLDGAKRAMEYVGMATSAAYDSQYLLVPAAETVPPASESDVPYVGDVFVEELKLINYGITFVVTSNVVGDFLRTHEERLQRMGFPLTSLFRG; translated from the coding sequence ATGAACCGCCAGTTCATGCGTGCCTTTCGTATGCTGCTGCTCTGTGCCACCGTAGCCTCCTGCGCACGCGTCGCGCCCACCACCATCGGGGTCCAAACAAACGAAGAGGGGCGCGTTCGACGATTGGCGGAGCTCGAATTGTCCGTGGTAAAAATCACCTCCTCCGCCTACTACCGCACTTGGTACTATCCCCGACCGTCGTCGTTCCGGCTGCCGGCAGCTACGGCGCCGCCTCCTGCCGAGCAAAAGCTTACCAGTAACTCAGTCGCAGGCACAGGGGTAGTGCTTCTGCAGAATCAACGCGAGATGGTGGTGCTCACCTGCAATCACGTGCTGGACTTTGCCGACACCATCCGCCACTACTACTTGGACGAGAACAAGCGTCCCACCAACCATCTCCGCGCGCTCTCAGTGAGGTACCGTCAGGATGTCTTCATCTTTCACCGGAGCGGCGAATGGACAGTCGGCGAGTTAATTGCGAACGACCGGGAAAATGACATCGCGCTCCTGAAGACGTCGAGGTCAGAGCAGCATTTGGCCGAGGCACCCCTGCCGTGCCCCTTTGGGGATGCTGGAAGTCTAAAGCTGGGGCAGGAAGTGTACGTGCTGGGTTTCCCCAAAGGGTTTTTCGCCGTCACCCGTGGCCTGGTGAGTCCCTCGCGCGGCAAGGGGAGGTTCATGTTGGACATCGCCTTCAATCGCGGCTACTCCGGAGGCGTAGTGGTGCGTTTGGACGGCGCCAAGAGAGCCATGGAATACGTGGGGATGGCCACCTCAGCGGCCTACGATTCTCAGTATTTGCTGGTGCCGGCTGCGGAGACAGTGCCGCCTGCCTCAGAGTCTGACGTTCCCTATGTGGGGGATGTGTTCGTGGAGGAGCTCAAGCTGATCAACTACGGCATCACATTTGTCGTGACAAGCAACGTGGTGGGCGACTTCCTGCGCACCCACGAGGAACGGCTCCAGCGCATGGGCTTCCCATTGACATCGCTTTTCCGCGGATAA
- the lptG gene encoding LPS export ABC transporter permease LptG: MRILDRYIARRFLSNLAFALVAFALIFIIVDLVEQLDAFLDRNVPWSIVAKYYLLYLPFIVVMSLPVAVLLASLFCMGTLAKHNELVAMKANGISLYRLLLPMVVLGIVVSLADLFVGEVVAPAANRRKREIKLDYIEKHDFNVRRRMTNLIVRDRADRRLLIRYYDSKQRIAYRVTIQEYQGSTLRRRLDAPLMRWTGGCWRMENGYEREFSALGEHALAFTTRDVVDLKLMPEELARIQLEPEEMSYGELRRFIDEVRRNGGKPHRWLVDLHLKLAFPFSNLIILLIGAALASSKRRSGVTIGFGFSLVICFLYFGLMKMGQSLGHTGTLPPALAAWLGNMVFLLVSIVLVARTRT; this comes from the coding sequence GTGCGCATCCTCGACCGCTACATAGCCCGCCGCTTTCTGAGCAACCTGGCCTTCGCCCTGGTTGCCTTCGCCCTCATTTTCATCATCGTAGACTTGGTGGAACAGCTGGACGCTTTTCTGGACCGCAACGTCCCTTGGTCCATTGTGGCAAAGTACTATCTGCTCTACCTGCCTTTCATCGTGGTGATGAGCCTGCCGGTGGCCGTGCTTTTGGCCAGTCTGTTCTGCATGGGCACGTTAGCCAAGCACAACGAGCTCGTGGCAATGAAGGCCAACGGGATCTCCCTGTACCGCCTTCTACTGCCCATGGTGGTACTGGGCATAGTGGTGAGCCTGGCGGATCTATTCGTAGGCGAGGTGGTGGCGCCGGCCGCGAACCGGCGCAAGCGCGAAATAAAGCTCGATTACATCGAAAAGCACGACTTTAATGTGCGACGGCGGATGACCAACCTCATCGTGCGCGACCGCGCCGACCGCCGCCTGCTGATTCGCTACTATGACTCCAAGCAACGCATTGCCTACCGGGTGACCATCCAGGAGTACCAGGGTTCGACACTCAGGCGGCGCCTGGACGCACCCCTGATGCGCTGGACAGGTGGGTGCTGGCGCATGGAAAATGGCTACGAGAGGGAATTCTCCGCACTTGGAGAACACGCCCTCGCCTTCACCACCCGCGACGTAGTCGATCTCAAGCTGATGCCCGAGGAGCTCGCACGCATCCAGCTGGAACCTGAGGAAATGTCCTATGGCGAACTGCGGCGGTTCATCGACGAAGTGCGACGCAACGGTGGGAAACCACACCGTTGGCTGGTGGATCTGCACCTCAAGCTGGCCTTCCCATTTAGCAACCTCATCATTCTGCTTATCGGCGCGGCATTGGCCTCGAGCAAGCGACGAAGCGGCGTTACCATTGGGTTCGGCTTCAGCCTGGTCATCTGCTTCCTCTACTTCGGCCTGATGAAGATGGGGCAATCCTTGGGGCATACCGGCACGCTCCCACCGGCTCTGGCCGCCTGGTTAGGCAACATGGTCTTTTTGCTCGTGAGTATTGTGCTGGTGGCTCGCACCCGTACGTAG